From Macaca fascicularis isolate 582-1 chromosome 14, T2T-MFA8v1.1, a single genomic window includes:
- the GAL3ST3 gene encoding galactose-3-O-sulfotransferase 3 isoform X1, with protein MPPILQRLQQATKMMSRRKILLLVLGCSTVSLLIHQGAQLSWYPKLFPLSCPPLRNSPPRPKHMTVAFLKTHKTAGTTVQNILFRFAERHNLTVALPHPSCEHQFCYPRNFSAHFVHPATRPPHVLASHLRFDRAELERLMPPGTVYVTILREPAAMFESLFSYYNQYCPAFRRVPNASLEAFLRTPEAYYRAGEHFAMFAHNTLAYDLGGDNERSPRDDAAYLAGLIRQVEEVFSLVMIAEYFDESLVLLRRLLAWDLDDVLYAKLNARAASSRLAAIPAALARAARTWNALDAGLYDHFNATFWRRVARAGRACVEREARELREARQRLLRRCFGDEPVLRPAAQIRTKQLQPWQPSRKVDIMGYDLPGGGAGPATEACLKLAMPEVQYSNYLLRKQKRRGGARARPEPVLDNPPPRPIRVLPRGPQGP; from the exons ATGCCACCCATCCTCCAGCGCCTGCAGCAGGCCACCAAGATGATGAGCCGCCGGAAAATCCTGCTGCTGGTGCTAGGGTGCAGCACCGTAAGCCTTCTCATCCACCAGGGGGCGCAGCTCAGCTG GTACCCCAAGCTGTTCCCCCTGAGCTGCCCTCCTCTGCGAAACTCGCCGCCGCGCCCCAAGCACATGACCGTGGCCTTCCTGAAGACTCACAAGACGGCAGGCACGACGGTGCAGAACATCCTGTTCCGCTTTGCCGAGCGCCACAATCTGACGGTGGCCCTGCCGCACCCGAGCTGCGAGCACCAGTTCTGCTACCCGCGCAACTTCTCGGCGCACTTTGTGCACCCGGCCACGCGGCCGCCGCACGTGCTGGCCAGCCACCTGCGCTTCGATCGTGCGGAGCTGGAGCGCCTCATGCCGCCCGGCACCGTCTATGTCACCATCCTTCGCGAACCGGCCGCTATGTTCGAGTCGCTCTTCAGTTACTACAACCAGTACTGCCCGGCCTTCCGGCGCGTGCCCAACGCCTCGCTCGAGGCCTTCCTGCGCACGCCCGAGGCCTACTACCGCGCCGGCGAGCACTTCGCCATGTTCGCACACAACACGCTGGCCTACGACCTGGGCGGTGACAATGAGCGCAGCCCGCGCGACGACGCCGCCTACCTGGCGGGCCTCATCCGCCAGGTGGAGGAGGTTTTCTCGCTCGTCATGATCGCCGAGTACTTCGACGAGTCGCTAGTGCTGCTGCGGCGCCTGCTGGCCTGGGACCTGGACGACGTGCTCTACGCCAAGCTCAACGCGCGCGCCGCCAGCTCGCGCCTGGCCGCCATCCCCGCGGCGCTGGCGCGGGCGGCGCGCACCTGGAACGCCCTGGACGCCGGCCTCTACGACCACTTCAACGCCACCTTCTGGCGCCGCGTGGCGCGCGCCGGCCGCGCGTGCGTGGAGCGCGAGGCTCGCGAGCTGCGCGAGGCCCGCCAGCGCCTACTGCGGCGCTGCTTCGGGGACGAGCCAGTGCTGCGGCCTGCCGCGCAGATCCGCACCAAGCAGCTGCAGCCGTGGCAGCCCAGCCGCAAAGTGGACATTATGGGCTACGACCTGCCCGGCGGCGGCGCCGGCCCGGCCACCGAGGCCTGCCTCAAGCTGGCCATGCCCGAGGTCCAGTACTCGAACTACCTGCTGCGCAAGCAGAAGCGCCGGGGCGGTGCGCGGGCTCGGCCCGAGCCGGTCCTGGATAATCCCCCGCCTCGGCCCATCCGAGTGCTGCCTCGCGGGCCTCAGGGTCCCTGA
- the GAL3ST3 gene encoding galactose-3-O-sulfotransferase 3 isoform X2: MYPKLFPLSCPPLRNSPPRPKHMTVAFLKTHKTAGTTVQNILFRFAERHNLTVALPHPSCEHQFCYPRNFSAHFVHPATRPPHVLASHLRFDRAELERLMPPGTVYVTILREPAAMFESLFSYYNQYCPAFRRVPNASLEAFLRTPEAYYRAGEHFAMFAHNTLAYDLGGDNERSPRDDAAYLAGLIRQVEEVFSLVMIAEYFDESLVLLRRLLAWDLDDVLYAKLNARAASSRLAAIPAALARAARTWNALDAGLYDHFNATFWRRVARAGRACVEREARELREARQRLLRRCFGDEPVLRPAAQIRTKQLQPWQPSRKVDIMGYDLPGGGAGPATEACLKLAMPEVQYSNYLLRKQKRRGGARARPEPVLDNPPPRPIRVLPRGPQGP; the protein is encoded by the exons AT GTACCCCAAGCTGTTCCCCCTGAGCTGCCCTCCTCTGCGAAACTCGCCGCCGCGCCCCAAGCACATGACCGTGGCCTTCCTGAAGACTCACAAGACGGCAGGCACGACGGTGCAGAACATCCTGTTCCGCTTTGCCGAGCGCCACAATCTGACGGTGGCCCTGCCGCACCCGAGCTGCGAGCACCAGTTCTGCTACCCGCGCAACTTCTCGGCGCACTTTGTGCACCCGGCCACGCGGCCGCCGCACGTGCTGGCCAGCCACCTGCGCTTCGATCGTGCGGAGCTGGAGCGCCTCATGCCGCCCGGCACCGTCTATGTCACCATCCTTCGCGAACCGGCCGCTATGTTCGAGTCGCTCTTCAGTTACTACAACCAGTACTGCCCGGCCTTCCGGCGCGTGCCCAACGCCTCGCTCGAGGCCTTCCTGCGCACGCCCGAGGCCTACTACCGCGCCGGCGAGCACTTCGCCATGTTCGCACACAACACGCTGGCCTACGACCTGGGCGGTGACAATGAGCGCAGCCCGCGCGACGACGCCGCCTACCTGGCGGGCCTCATCCGCCAGGTGGAGGAGGTTTTCTCGCTCGTCATGATCGCCGAGTACTTCGACGAGTCGCTAGTGCTGCTGCGGCGCCTGCTGGCCTGGGACCTGGACGACGTGCTCTACGCCAAGCTCAACGCGCGCGCCGCCAGCTCGCGCCTGGCCGCCATCCCCGCGGCGCTGGCGCGGGCGGCGCGCACCTGGAACGCCCTGGACGCCGGCCTCTACGACCACTTCAACGCCACCTTCTGGCGCCGCGTGGCGCGCGCCGGCCGCGCGTGCGTGGAGCGCGAGGCTCGCGAGCTGCGCGAGGCCCGCCAGCGCCTACTGCGGCGCTGCTTCGGGGACGAGCCAGTGCTGCGGCCTGCCGCGCAGATCCGCACCAAGCAGCTGCAGCCGTGGCAGCCCAGCCGCAAAGTGGACATTATGGGCTACGACCTGCCCGGCGGCGGCGCCGGCCCGGCCACCGAGGCCTGCCTCAAGCTGGCCATGCCCGAGGTCCAGTACTCGAACTACCTGCTGCGCAAGCAGAAGCGCCGGGGCGGTGCGCGGGCTCGGCCCGAGCCGGTCCTGGATAATCCCCCGCCTCGGCCCATCCGAGTGCTGCCTCGCGGGCCTCAGGGTCCCTGA